From the genome of Desulfovibrio gilichinskyi, one region includes:
- the rpoC gene encoding DNA-directed RNA polymerase subunit beta' produces the protein MRRTSGAGDAGRSLKGIQISIASPEKIREWSFGEVKKPETINYRTFKPERDGLFCAKIFGPVKDYECNCGKYKRMKHRGIVCEKCGVEVIASKVRRERMGHIELAAPVAHIWFLKTLPSKIGTLLDITMADLEKVLYFDSYIVLEPGETPLKAHQIISEDQYFQVIDHYGEDSIKVGMGAETIKALLAEIDMLALRTELREESLTTRSQTKKKKITKRLKIVEAFLESGNNCQWMIMDVIPVIPPELRPLVPLDGGRFATSDLNDLYRRVINRNNRLKRLIELGAPDIIIRNEKRMLQESVDALFDNGRRGRAITGTNGRPLKSLSDMIKGKQGRFRQNLLGKRVDYSGRSVIVVGPYLKLHQCGLPKKMALELFKPFIYAELERREIATTIKSAKKMVEREDLVVWDILDDVVREYPIMLNRAPTLHRLGIQSFEPILIEGKAIQLHPLVCSAYNADFDGDQMAVHVPLSVEAQIECRVLMMSSNNILSPANGQPIINPSQDIVLGLYYLTVDRSFAKGEGMIFAGPWEVITALDAGVVSLHARIKVRVEGKIVETTCGRIIVGELVPEGMSYDQVNMVMTKKNIARLVSDAYRTAGSKATVILCDKLKDLGYEYATRAAITIGLKDLTIPQKKAGLLEAAYNEVENIEAQYREGIITRTEKYNKVVDVWTKVTNDVSTEMTKEMSTDILVDPLTGKQESNSSFNPVFMMAHSGARGNQDQMRQLAGMRGLMAKPSGEIIETPITSSFREGLSVLQYFISTHGARKGLADTALKTANSGYLTRRLVDVVQDVTVAENDCRTVDGLELTHYIKGGEIKERLSEKVLGRVTIYPVVKEGTDEILVPSDTLIDERYAKLIDENGINSMIVRSPLTCRSKHGICAMCYGRDLARGHIVNVGETVGIIAAQSIGEPGTQLTMRTFHIGGTASREIEQSSLEAQHNGIIVLNRMRSVRNAEGHQMVLGKSCQVAVVDEQGREREKYVLPLGAKLYVEDGQSVTHNTVLAEWDPLAEPFITDVAGTVKFTDLVEGKTFQERVDEATNRATYTITEYRTTNFKPSMSICGEDGEPLTRPGSTLKATYPLPVGAILMVKDGDTVTAGEVLARKLRETSKTKDIVGGLPRVAELFEVRKPKELGIITEIDGVVSYGPESKGKRKIIVSPEVGVTKEYLVPKGRHITVQEGDFVEAGDLMTEGLPELHDILKVKGEKYLARFLVEEIQDVYRFQGVGINDKHIEVIVRQMLKKVSIVDPGETHFLVAEQVDKQRFMEKNEEAVRNGLKPATAQTHVLGITQASLSTASFISAASFQETTKVLTESSLRGKKDYLRGLKENVIVGRLIPAGTGFRRYAQTAVIVPDQPERADKFLEELEDEPLLINER, from the coding sequence ATGCGTAGAACATCCGGAGCAGGCGACGCTGGGCGCAGCCTCAAAGGAATTCAGATTTCCATTGCTTCCCCCGAAAAGATCAGAGAATGGTCTTTCGGTGAAGTTAAGAAGCCCGAGACAATTAACTATAGAACTTTTAAGCCAGAAAGAGACGGTCTCTTTTGTGCGAAGATTTTCGGACCAGTTAAGGACTACGAGTGTAACTGCGGTAAGTATAAGCGCATGAAGCATCGCGGCATTGTCTGCGAAAAATGCGGTGTTGAAGTTATTGCTTCCAAGGTTAGACGTGAACGTATGGGGCATATTGAACTTGCAGCTCCTGTCGCTCATATCTGGTTCCTTAAGACACTTCCATCCAAGATCGGCACGCTTTTAGATATAACAATGGCTGACCTTGAAAAAGTTCTGTATTTCGATTCATATATAGTTCTTGAGCCTGGTGAAACACCTCTTAAGGCGCACCAGATTATTTCTGAAGATCAGTATTTTCAGGTTATAGATCATTATGGTGAAGATTCTATCAAAGTAGGAATGGGAGCTGAAACAATCAAAGCTCTGCTTGCAGAGATTGATATGCTCGCTCTACGTACTGAGTTGCGCGAAGAATCTTTGACTACACGTTCTCAGACTAAGAAAAAGAAAATCACTAAACGTCTTAAGATCGTTGAAGCTTTTCTCGAATCTGGAAACAATTGTCAGTGGATGATCATGGATGTAATTCCTGTCATTCCACCAGAGCTTCGTCCTCTTGTTCCGCTTGACGGCGGACGTTTTGCGACTTCTGATCTTAACGATCTGTATCGTCGTGTTATTAACAGAAACAATCGTCTTAAACGACTGATTGAACTCGGTGCTCCTGATATTATCATCCGTAATGAAAAAAGGATGCTTCAGGAATCTGTTGATGCTCTCTTTGATAACGGACGACGCGGCCGCGCAATTACCGGTACTAACGGTCGCCCTCTGAAATCTTTGTCTGACATGATTAAAGGTAAGCAGGGTCGTTTCCGTCAGAACCTTCTCGGTAAACGTGTCGACTATTCCGGACGTTCTGTTATCGTTGTTGGACCTTACCTTAAGCTCCATCAGTGCGGCTTGCCTAAGAAAATGGCTTTGGAACTTTTCAAACCGTTTATATATGCTGAGCTTGAACGCAGAGAGATTGCGACTACCATCAAAAGCGCGAAGAAAATGGTTGAGCGTGAAGATTTAGTTGTATGGGATATTCTTGACGACGTCGTTCGTGAATATCCTATTATGCTTAACCGTGCTCCGACTTTGCATAGACTAGGTATTCAGTCATTCGAACCTATTTTGATCGAAGGTAAAGCTATTCAGCTTCATCCGCTTGTATGTTCTGCATACAATGCTGACTTTGACGGTGACCAGATGGCAGTTCACGTGCCTCTTTCAGTAGAAGCACAGATTGAGTGTCGAGTTTTGATGATGTCATCAAACAACATTCTGTCACCTGCAAACGGACAGCCTATCATCAACCCAAGTCAGGATATTGTTCTCGGACTTTATTACCTGACAGTTGACCGTTCGTTTGCTAAAGGGGAAGGAATGATCTTCGCCGGACCTTGGGAAGTTATTACTGCCCTTGATGCCGGAGTTGTAAGCCTTCATGCCCGTATTAAAGTAAGAGTAGAAGGCAAAATCGTAGAGACTACCTGTGGTCGTATTATTGTTGGTGAACTTGTTCCTGAAGGCATGAGCTATGATCAGGTCAACATGGTTATGACCAAGAAAAATATTGCACGCCTTGTATCCGATGCTTACCGCACCGCAGGAAGTAAAGCTACAGTCATTCTTTGTGATAAGTTAAAAGACCTTGGTTATGAGTATGCAACAAGAGCCGCAATTACTATCGGCTTAAAAGACCTGACTATTCCTCAGAAGAAAGCCGGTTTGCTAGAAGCTGCTTATAATGAAGTTGAAAATATTGAAGCTCAGTACCGCGAAGGTATCATTACCCGTACTGAAAAATATAACAAAGTAGTCGACGTTTGGACTAAAGTTACTAATGACGTTTCAACAGAAATGACTAAAGAAATGTCTACCGATATCTTGGTTGATCCATTGACAGGAAAACAGGAGTCTAACTCCAGTTTCAATCCAGTCTTTATGATGGCTCATTCAGGTGCTAGAGGTAACCAGGACCAGATGAGGCAGCTTGCCGGTATGCGCGGTCTTATGGCCAAACCTTCCGGGGAAATTATTGAAACTCCGATTACTTCTTCATTCCGTGAAGGTCTGTCGGTTCTTCAGTACTTTATTTCTACTCACGGTGCTCGTAAAGGTCTCGCGGATACTGCACTTAAAACTGCAAACTCCGGTTATCTTACTCGTCGTCTTGTTGATGTTGTTCAGGATGTTACTGTTGCTGAGAATGATTGTAGAACAGTTGACGGTCTTGAGCTGACTCATTACATCAAAGGCGGTGAGATTAAGGAACGTCTCTCCGAAAAAGTACTTGGTCGTGTGACAATTTATCCTGTTGTCAAAGAAGGAACTGACGAAATATTAGTTCCATCAGATACTTTAATTGACGAACGTTATGCGAAACTTATTGACGAAAACGGCATCAACTCGATGATCGTTCGTTCACCTCTGACTTGTAGAAGCAAGCATGGTATATGCGCCATGTGTTACGGTCGTGACCTCGCAAGAGGACATATCGTCAACGTTGGTGAAACAGTCGGTATTATCGCAGCACAGTCAATCGGTGAGCCTGGAACCCAGCTCACAATGCGTACCTTCCATATTGGTGGTACTGCAAGCCGTGAAATTGAACAGTCATCTTTAGAAGCCCAGCATAACGGTATAATTGTACTTAACCGTATGCGCTCTGTCCGCAATGCTGAAGGACATCAGATGGTCCTTGGTAAGAGTTGCCAGGTTGCTGTTGTGGATGAGCAGGGTAGAGAACGTGAAAAATACGTTCTGCCTCTAGGTGCTAAACTTTACGTGGAAGACGGGCAGTCGGTTACCCATAATACGGTTTTGGCCGAATGGGATCCGCTTGCAGAACCGTTTATCACAGATGTTGCAGGTACGGTTAAATTTACCGACTTAGTTGAAGGTAAAACATTCCAGGAACGAGTCGATGAAGCTACTAACAGAGCTACATATACCATCACGGAATATCGTACTACGAACTTCAAACCATCAATGTCTATTTGCGGAGAAGACGGAGAGCCATTGACTCGTCCAGGGTCAACTTTGAAGGCTACTTATCCTTTGCCTGTAGGTGCTATTTTGATGGTAAAAGACGGTGACACAGTTACCGCCGGTGAAGTGCTCGCACGTAAACTTCGCGAAACTTCGAAGACCAAAGATATTGTTGGTGGTCTTCCACGTGTTGCGGAGCTCTTTGAAGTGCGCAAACCAAAGGAACTTGGAATCATTACGGAGATTGATGGTGTGGTCTCCTACGGACCCGAATCCAAAGGCAAGCGCAAAATTATTGTTAGCCCAGAAGTCGGAGTTACCAAGGAATACTTGGTTCCAAAGGGTCGTCATATCACTGTTCAGGAAGGAGACTTCGTTGAAGCAGGCGATTTGATGACTGAAGGACTTCCAGAACTTCATGACATCTTGAAAGTTAAAGGCGAGAAATATCTCGCACGTTTCTTGGTGGAAGAAATTCAGGACGTTTACCGCTTCCAGGGTGTTGGAATTAACGATAAGCATATCGAAGTTATTGTCCGCCAGATGCTCAAGAAAGTTTCCATCGTTGATCCCGGTGAAACACATTTTCTTGTTGCAGAACAGGTAGATAAACAGCGGTTCATGGAGAAAAATGAGGAAGCAGTCAGAAACGGGCTTAAGCCTGCTACTGCGCAGACCCATGTTCTCGGAATTACTCAAGCTTCGCTTTCAACTGCGTCATTTATTTCTGCTGCATCATTCCAGGAAACGACAAAGGTTCTTACCGAGTCATCCCTGCGCGGCAAGAAAGACTATTTGCGCGGTCTGAAAGAGAATGTTATCGTTGGACGCTTGATCCCTGCCGGAACAGGCTTCCGCAGATATGCACAAACTGCTGTGATCGTTCCGGATCAACCAGAGCGTGCCGATAAGTTTCTTGAGGAATTGGAAGACGAGCCGTTGCTCATTAATGAAAGATAA
- the rpsL gene encoding 30S ribosomal protein S12 produces MPTINQLIRKGREKQLKRKKTPALQACPQRRGVCTRVYTTTPKKPNSALRKVARVRLTNSIEVTAYIGGEGHNLQEHSVVLIRGGRVKDLPGVRYHIVRGSLDTAGVADRRKGRSKYGAKRPK; encoded by the coding sequence ATGCCAACCATTAATCAGCTCATTAGAAAAGGGCGTGAAAAGCAGCTTAAGCGTAAGAAGACTCCTGCTCTTCAAGCTTGCCCCCAGCGTCGTGGCGTATGCACAAGAGTGTATACAACCACCCCTAAAAAGCCTAACTCCGCGCTGCGTAAAGTCGCACGTGTACGTTTGACTAATAGTATTGAAGTAACCGCATATATCGGTGGTGAAGGTCATAACCTTCAGGAACATTCCGTGGTACTTATCCGCGGTGGTAGGGTAAAAGATTTACCTGGTGTTCGTTACCATATCGTTCGTGGTTCACTTGATACCGCTGGTGTCGCAGATCGTCGTAAGGGTCGTTCTAAGTACGGCGCTAAACGTCCTAAATAG
- the rpsG gene encoding 30S ribosomal protein S7: MPRKGPIPKRQILPDPVYGSQLATKFMNRLMIDGKKSVSEKIFYEALEFLGEKTQEDPIKAFEKAIENVKPHAEVKSRRVGGATYQVPVEVRPERQGSLAIRWLINFARSRGEKGMVARLSGEFLDAYNKRGGAVKKKEDVHRMAEANKAFAHYRW; the protein is encoded by the coding sequence ATGCCTCGTAAAGGTCCAATACCTAAGAGACAAATTCTTCCTGACCCAGTATATGGAAGTCAGCTTGCAACTAAATTCATGAATAGACTCATGATAGACGGCAAGAAGAGTGTCTCTGAAAAAATATTTTATGAAGCCCTTGAATTCCTAGGTGAAAAAACCCAGGAAGATCCTATTAAGGCTTTTGAAAAAGCAATTGAAAATGTTAAACCGCACGCTGAAGTTAAATCTCGCCGTGTCGGTGGAGCAACATATCAGGTTCCAGTAGAAGTTCGTCCAGAACGCCAGGGTTCTTTAGCTATAAGATGGCTGATCAATTTCGCTCGCTCCAGAGGTGAAAAAGGTATGGTCGCTCGTCTTAGCGGGGAATTCCTTGACGCTTACAACAAGCGTGGCGGAGCTGTTAAGAAGAAAGAAGACGTTCATCGTATGGCAGAAGCTAATAAGGCTTTCGCTCACTACCGCTGGTAA
- the fusA gene encoding elongation factor G — MISSDKQRNIGIMAHIDAGKTTTTERILYYTGVSHKIGEVHDGEATMDWMVQEQERGITITSAATTCFWKDHRINIIDTPGHVDFTMEVERALRVLDGAVAVFDAVAGVEPQSETVWRQADRYNVPRIAFINKMDRTGADFFRCVDMLRTRLGAKAVPLQIPIGNEDAYLGSVCLVTGKAFLYHDETMGVDYSIEDIPADLVEKYESMRLEMIEAIAEENEELLDKYLGGEELTPEEIVKGIRAATIALKICPVLCGTAFKNKGVQPLLDAVIDYLPSPLDIPAMIGIDPDTGESIECPCDINKPLAALSFKLMTDPFVGHLTFLRLYSGKIVSGDTFINAASGKKERIGRLLKMHANKREEIKEAFAGDIVAAVGLKTMATGDTLAEQKKAVVLESLDIPEPVIEVAIEPKTKADRDLLSQGLAKLAKEDPSFRVKGDEETGQTLIAGMGELHLEIIVDRLLREFNVNANVGAPRVSYRETITKKVESNLKYAKQSGGRGQYGHVVITIEPNPEKEYEFVDEIKGGVIPKEYIPAIDRGIADAMKNGVIAGFPLVDIKATLTFGSYHDVDSSEQAFYIAGSMALKDAVKKAGPQLLEPIMAVEVVTPDDYLGDVMGDLNGRRGKVSNMEGRANAQVIKCDVPLSEMFGYATDLRSKTQGRATFSMQFDHYEPVPASIAEELINKN; from the coding sequence ATGATATCAAGTGATAAACAGCGTAATATTGGTATTATGGCCCACATTGATGCGGGTAAAACTACCACTACTGAACGTATATTATATTACACTGGTGTTTCACATAAAATAGGCGAAGTTCATGACGGCGAAGCCACCATGGACTGGATGGTTCAGGAACAGGAACGCGGTATCACTATTACTAGTGCTGCCACTACATGTTTCTGGAAAGATCACCGTATAAATATTATTGATACCCCTGGACATGTTGACTTCACAATGGAAGTTGAACGTGCTCTTCGTGTCCTCGATGGTGCTGTTGCAGTATTTGATGCTGTAGCTGGTGTAGAGCCTCAGTCTGAAACCGTATGGCGTCAGGCTGACAGATACAATGTTCCACGTATCGCTTTCATCAATAAAATGGACCGTACCGGTGCAGATTTCTTCCGTTGTGTAGATATGCTTCGTACTCGTTTAGGTGCTAAAGCAGTACCTCTTCAGATTCCAATCGGAAACGAAGATGCATACCTAGGATCAGTCTGTCTAGTTACTGGTAAAGCCTTCTTGTACCATGATGAAACCATGGGTGTGGATTACAGTATCGAAGATATTCCGGCCGATTTAGTTGAAAAATACGAATCAATGCGTCTGGAAATGATCGAAGCTATTGCAGAAGAAAATGAAGAACTTCTTGATAAATATCTTGGCGGTGAAGAACTTACACCCGAAGAAATTGTCAAAGGTATCCGTGCAGCAACAATCGCTCTGAAAATATGTCCTGTTCTTTGCGGTACCGCATTTAAGAACAAAGGCGTACAGCCATTGCTTGATGCTGTTATTGATTATCTTCCTTCTCCGCTTGATATCCCTGCAATGATCGGGATTGATCCAGACACAGGTGAAAGCATCGAATGTCCTTGTGATATTAATAAGCCACTCGCAGCTCTTTCATTTAAGTTGATGACTGACCCTTTTGTCGGTCATTTAACATTCCTCCGTCTTTACTCCGGTAAAATTGTCAGTGGTGATACTTTCATCAACGCTGCCAGCGGTAAGAAAGAGCGTATCGGTCGTCTTCTTAAGATGCATGCTAACAAGCGTGAAGAAATTAAAGAGGCGTTTGCTGGAGATATCGTCGCAGCTGTAGGTCTAAAGACCATGGCTACCGGTGACACTCTTGCAGAACAGAAAAAAGCTGTAGTTCTCGAATCACTCGATATCCCTGAACCGGTTATCGAAGTTGCTATCGAACCTAAAACCAAGGCTGACAGAGATCTTCTCAGTCAGGGACTTGCTAAACTTGCAAAAGAAGATCCTTCTTTCCGCGTCAAAGGTGACGAAGAAACAGGGCAGACTCTTATCGCAGGTATGGGTGAGCTGCATCTCGAAATTATTGTTGACCGTCTTCTTCGCGAATTCAACGTTAATGCTAACGTTGGTGCTCCTAGAGTTTCATACCGTGAAACCATTACGAAGAAAGTTGAGTCTAACCTCAAATATGCTAAACAGTCTGGTGGTCGTGGTCAGTACGGACATGTTGTCATCACCATTGAACCTAATCCAGAGAAAGAATATGAGTTTGTTGATGAGATCAAAGGTGGAGTTATTCCTAAAGAATACATTCCCGCAATTGACCGCGGTATCGCAGATGCTATGAAAAACGGCGTAATTGCAGGTTTCCCTTTGGTTGATATCAAAGCTACATTGACCTTCGGTTCTTATCATGACGTTGACTCCTCAGAACAGGCTTTCTACATTGCCGGTTCTATGGCTCTCAAAGATGCTGTTAAGAAAGCAGGTCCACAATTGCTTGAACCTATCATGGCTGTTGAAGTCGTTACTCCTGATGATTACCTCGGTGATGTCATGGGTGACCTTAACGGTCGTCGTGGTAAGGTCAGCAACATGGAAGGCCGTGCTAACGCACAGGTTATCAAATGTGATGTCCCGCTAAGCGAAATGTTCGGTTATGCAACTGACCTTCGTTCTAAGACTCAGGGACGTGCAACATTCTCCATGCAGTTTGACCATTACGAACCAGTCCCAGCAAGTATTGCAGAAGAGTTGATCAATAAAAATTAA
- the rpsJ gene encoding 30S ribosomal protein S10, translating to MVSMTNDRIRIKLKAYDYRILDKAVTEIVDTARNTGAAIAGPIPLPTQIHRTTVQKSVHVDKKSREQFEMRIHKRLLDILEPTQQTVDALGKLSLPAGVDVEIKL from the coding sequence ATGGTTTCTATGACTAATGATCGAATTCGTATCAAGCTCAAGGCTTACGATTACCGTATCCTTGATAAAGCTGTAACTGAGATTGTGGATACTGCCCGCAATACCGGCGCAGCTATCGCAGGTCCCATCCCATTGCCTACACAGATTCATCGCACAACAGTGCAGAAGTCTGTGCACGTTGACAAAAAGTCTCGTGAGCAGTTTGAGATGCGGATCCATAAACGCTTGCTTGATATCCTTGAACCCACCCAGCAGACAGTTGACGCACTTGGTAAGCTTAGCCTACCAGCCGGCGTTGACGTCGAAATTAAGCTATAG
- the rplC gene encoding 50S ribosomal protein L3, giving the protein MAKTIGLLGKKLGMTRVFSDDGSIVPVTVLEIGPCPVIQVKTEEKEGYNAIQIGYDSLPERKVNKPSKGHQDKAGKGYFRHLREFPLESVADYELGQEISVDIFTPGEKVKVTGTSKGKGFQGVMKRWNFKGMKASHGAEKVHRSPGSIGHATFPGKVFKGKKMPGQMGNERVTVSNIEIVDVRTEENVLVVKGQVPGPKNGLVMIRKTS; this is encoded by the coding sequence ATGGCAAAAACTATCGGACTACTCGGTAAAAAATTGGGCATGACCCGCGTGTTCTCTGACGATGGTAGCATTGTACCAGTCACAGTACTCGAAATTGGACCATGCCCTGTCATTCAGGTTAAAACTGAAGAGAAGGAAGGCTACAACGCCATCCAGATCGGATACGACTCACTGCCAGAACGTAAGGTTAACAAACCTTCCAAAGGTCATCAGGATAAAGCTGGAAAAGGCTATTTCCGTCACCTTCGCGAATTCCCGCTTGAGTCTGTAGCTGATTATGAACTTGGTCAGGAAATCTCTGTTGATATCTTTACCCCGGGTGAAAAGGTTAAAGTAACCGGCACATCTAAAGGTAAAGGTTTCCAGGGTGTAATGAAGCGCTGGAACTTTAAAGGTATGAAGGCATCTCATGGTGCAGAAAAAGTTCATCGTTCACCTGGTTCAATCGGCCACGCTACTTTCCCTGGTAAAGTCTTTAAGGGTAAAAAAATGCCCGGTCAGATGGGTAACGAGCGCGTCACTGTTTCCAACATTGAAATCGTAGACGTTCGCACCGAGGAAAATGTTCTCGTGGTTAAGGGACAAGTTCCTGGACCCAAGAACGGATTGGTGATGATCCGCAAGACCAGCTAG
- the rplD gene encoding 50S ribosomal protein L4: MATITIYDQTKKEVGSMDLAPEVFEVPVKPEILNLVVRAQLAAKRSGTHATKTRAMKRGGGVKPWRQKGTGRARAGSSRSPLWRGGGVTFGPQPRDYSFKVNKKVRRLALKMALTSRFSEEKLMIVKNIDLPEIKTKLFAQVAENLGLYKALIIVKDADNKLLLSARNIPGIKMISADQINVYDILRHHQVVMLENAAQDLQERLK, encoded by the coding sequence ATGGCTACCATTACTATATACGATCAAACGAAAAAGGAAGTAGGGAGCATGGATCTTGCTCCGGAAGTTTTTGAAGTTCCGGTCAAGCCCGAAATCCTGAACCTTGTTGTCCGCGCACAGCTCGCTGCAAAGCGTAGCGGTACACATGCCACGAAGACTCGTGCCATGAAGCGCGGCGGTGGCGTCAAACCTTGGCGTCAGAAAGGAACAGGACGTGCACGTGCCGGTTCCTCACGTTCTCCGCTTTGGCGGGGAGGTGGTGTGACTTTCGGTCCACAGCCCAGAGACTACTCCTTCAAGGTTAATAAAAAGGTCCGTCGTCTTGCTCTCAAGATGGCTCTTACCTCAAGATTCAGCGAAGAAAAACTGATGATTGTTAAGAATATCGACCTTCCCGAGATTAAAACTAAGCTTTTCGCTCAGGTTGCAGAAAATCTCGGACTTTACAAAGCCTTGATTATTGTCAAGGATGCTGATAATAAACTCCTCCTTTCTGCGAGGAATATCCCAGGCATTAAAATGATCTCTGCTGACCAGATAAATGTTTATGACATTTTACGTCACCATCAGGTTGTTATGCTTGAGAATGCAGCACAGGATCTGCAGGAGAGGTTAAAATAG
- the rplW gene encoding 50S ribosomal protein L23 — MDYTQILIKPVISEKATDIKETSNQVTFYVLPSANKVEVKKAVESAFDVKVDSVRIVRKRPGLRRKFGRVVGKLSGYKKAYVKLLAGEKIEFFEGV, encoded by the coding sequence ATGGACTATACTCAGATTCTTATCAAACCGGTCATTTCAGAAAAGGCTACTGACATTAAAGAGACTTCTAACCAAGTCACTTTTTATGTATTGCCATCTGCTAATAAGGTTGAAGTAAAAAAAGCTGTCGAAAGCGCTTTTGATGTTAAAGTTGATTCCGTACGTATTGTTCGGAAAAGACCCGGTCTTCGCAGAAAGTTCGGTCGCGTTGTCGGCAAATTGTCCGGCTACAAAAAAGCTTATGTTAAGCTTTTAGCGGGCGAAAAAATCGAATTCTTCGAGGGAGTTTAA
- the rplB gene encoding 50S ribosomal protein L2, whose protein sequence is MATRKLKPTSPGRRFQTISDFDEITKSTPEKALTKGLTKKAGRNNNGRVTSRHRGGGTKRLYRIIDFKRNKVEVPATVASIEYDPNRSARIALLNYADGEKRYILAPVGLNQGDKIIAGEKADIKPGNALLLKNIPVGTVVHNIELHPGKGGQFCRAAGTYAQLVAKEGKYALMRMPSGEVRKVLATCCATVGQVGNIQHEKISIGKAGRNRWLGNRPKVRGVAMNPVDHPLGGGEGRSSGGRHPCSPWGMPAKGYKTRSKKKPSSKLIVKRRGQK, encoded by the coding sequence ATGGCTACTCGTAAACTGAAACCTACCTCACCTGGTCGCCGTTTCCAGACTATCTCAGATTTTGATGAGATCACAAAGTCTACACCGGAGAAAGCTCTTACTAAAGGGCTGACCAAAAAGGCAGGTAGAAACAATAACGGTAGAGTTACTTCCCGTCATCGTGGCGGTGGTACTAAACGTCTTTACCGTATTATCGACTTCAAACGTAATAAAGTTGAAGTCCCAGCAACTGTTGCTTCAATAGAATACGATCCTAACAGAAGTGCTCGTATCGCTCTGCTTAATTATGCAGACGGTGAAAAGCGTTATATTCTCGCTCCGGTTGGTCTCAACCAGGGTGATAAAATTATTGCTGGAGAGAAAGCCGATATCAAACCCGGTAACGCTCTTTTGCTTAAGAATATCCCTGTTGGTACTGTCGTTCATAATATAGAATTGCATCCCGGTAAGGGCGGACAGTTTTGTCGCGCTGCCGGTACTTACGCTCAGCTTGTGGCTAAAGAAGGCAAATATGCTCTTATGCGTATGCCTTCCGGTGAAGTTCGCAAGGTTCTCGCAACATGTTGTGCAACCGTTGGTCAGGTTGGAAATATCCAGCACGAAAAGATCTCCATCGGTAAAGCCGGACGTAACCGCTGGCTCGGTAATAGACCAAAAGTCAGAGGTGTTGCTATGAACCCTGTTGACCATCCACTCGGTGGTGGTGAAGGTCGTAGCTCTGGTGGTAGACACCCTTGTTCTCCGTGGGGTATGCCTGCTAAGGGATACAAAACACGTAGTAAGAAGAAACCTTCTTCCAAGCTCATCGTTAAACGCCGCGGGCAGAAGTAG
- the rpsS gene encoding 30S ribosomal protein S19, whose product MPRSLKKGPFIDDHLLKKVVKAQDSGDRKVIQTWSRRSTIIPEMVGLTFAVHNGRKFIPVFVTENMVGHKLGEFSPTRTYYGHAADKKSKAKR is encoded by the coding sequence ATGCCAAGATCACTGAAAAAAGGCCCGTTTATAGACGATCATCTGCTTAAAAAGGTCGTAAAGGCACAGGATTCCGGAGACCGCAAGGTTATCCAGACCTGGTCCAGACGTTCAACCATCATTCCAGAAATGGTGGGACTGACCTTCGCAGTTCACAATGGCCGTAAGTTTATTCCTGTCTTTGTCACAGAAAACATGGTAGGACACAAGTTGGGTGAGTTTTCACCTACTCGTACTTATTATGGACATGCGGCAGACAAGAAAAGCAAAGCCAAAC